In Mongoliitalea daihaiensis, one DNA window encodes the following:
- a CDS encoding o-succinylbenzoate synthase gives MSSIHSIRFSYVSHLLKFNFDAGTSRGVLREKTTYFIQASCQKFMHVGWGEAAPLVNLSVDDIPDFEEYLKKYCDDLVFEWDSSDHNPTKTVLDWCANFIPAQFPSIRFAFETALLDFVHGGKRLVFDTDFYTSEKPIPINGLIWMGEREFMYEQINEKLANGFTCIKMKIGAIDFEEECKLLEYIRSRFSADQITLRVDANGAFSASEALNKLKRLSEFQLHSIEQPIATGQWKEMAALCQQTPLSIALDEELIGIYGFEQRRQLLDQIKPQYIILKPSLVGGLKDSQEWIRLAEERGIGWWMTSALESNVGLNAIAQFTSTYQGLMHQGLGTGQLFTNNIDSPLVVKNGFISYKKELLWSEIS, from the coding sequence ATGTCTTCAATTCACTCCATCCGATTCTCATACGTTTCCCATCTTTTGAAGTTTAACTTTGATGCAGGCACCTCTAGAGGGGTCTTACGTGAAAAGACAACTTATTTTATCCAAGCATCTTGTCAAAAGTTTATGCATGTTGGTTGGGGTGAAGCAGCACCTTTGGTTAACTTAAGCGTAGACGATATCCCAGATTTTGAAGAATATTTAAAAAAGTATTGCGATGACTTGGTATTTGAATGGGATTCAAGTGATCACAATCCTACCAAGACAGTATTAGATTGGTGTGCAAACTTCATTCCTGCTCAATTTCCAAGCATCCGCTTTGCTTTTGAAACAGCCTTGTTAGATTTTGTCCATGGGGGGAAAAGGTTGGTTTTTGATACTGATTTTTATACTTCCGAAAAGCCAATTCCCATTAATGGATTGATTTGGATGGGGGAAAGAGAGTTTATGTATGAGCAGATCAATGAAAAACTGGCTAATGGCTTTACATGTATTAAAATGAAAATTGGTGCGATTGATTTTGAGGAGGAATGTAAGTTATTAGAATATATCCGTTCCCGCTTTTCTGCAGATCAAATCACTTTACGAGTAGACGCAAATGGAGCATTCAGTGCTTCTGAAGCACTGAACAAGTTAAAAAGGTTATCAGAATTTCAACTTCATTCCATTGAACAGCCTATCGCTACCGGTCAATGGAAAGAAATGGCAGCATTGTGTCAACAAACGCCTCTTTCGATAGCGTTGGATGAGGAATTGATAGGAATATATGGGTTTGAGCAGCGCAGGCAATTACTAGATCAAATCAAACCACAATACATTATTTTAAAACCTAGCTTAGTGGGAGGATTGAAGGATTCACAAGAGTGGATTAGACTAGCAGAAGAGCGGGGGATAGGCTGGTGGATGACTTCTGCACTGGAAAGTAATGTGGGATTAAATGCTATTGCACAATTTACATCAACCTATCAAGGTTTAATGCATCAAGGTCTTGGGACTGGGCAATTATTTACCAACAATATAGACTCCCCACTCGTGGTAAAAAATGGATTTATTTCCTATAAAAAAGAGTTGCTTTGGTCCGAAATCTCATAA
- a CDS encoding LytR/AlgR family response regulator transcription factor, which translates to MQINRAEMKEYSLNSNGNSYNEYAMDEPNILVKDAIFVRHKGNLVKVKFSDILWMKGDGNYTTLVTRQEVYSLRNILKELEAVLPANEFIRIHKSYIVRLDEIISINPRELTVSKDTVPVGRTYYQSLLNCINKLGSSNLD; encoded by the coding sequence ATGCAAATTAATCGAGCGGAGATGAAAGAATATAGTTTAAATAGCAACGGTAATTCATACAATGAGTATGCTATGGATGAGCCAAATATTTTGGTGAAGGATGCGATTTTTGTGAGACATAAAGGCAACTTAGTAAAAGTGAAATTTTCAGATATTCTTTGGATGAAAGGAGATGGTAATTATACGACTTTGGTAACAAGGCAAGAAGTTTATTCATTGAGAAATATTTTAAAAGAATTGGAAGCAGTGCTTCCAGCCAATGAGTTTATCCGTATTCATAAAAGCTACATTGTTAGACTTGACGAAATAATCTCCATTAATCCAAGGGAATTAACGGTTTCGAAGGATACAGTTCCTGTCGGAAGAACCTACTATCAAAGTTTATTGAATTGTATCAATAAACTTGGATCATCTAATCTTGATTAA
- a CDS encoding S-adenosylmethionine:tRNA ribosyltransferase-isomerase, whose amino-acid sequence MFELSETVKLSDYDYTLPEERIAKFPLEKRDHSRLLHFRDGIISHQHFYELPEFIPSSSMMVFNNTKVIPARMIFQRASGAKIELFLLKPLGPSTVINEVMQAKHSVSWECMIGNLKKWKDGEVLKGEINIGDESLIISAFLIDRGQKTVQFEWDTEHAFVDIVEATGEVPLPPYLNRKPTAEDKPRYQTVYSKKEGAVAAPTAGLHFTDEVLSALKGKGIQEEFLTLHVSAGTFQPIKVSNVKEHAMHSEQVVVDYRTIEALASHNQEIIAVGTTSMRSLESLYWYGVLLSENPSASFAIPKLFPYEYTGKPLTRQEAFTIILHYMDAFELEEITGTTEIFIFPSYQFKVCDGLVTNFHQPSSTLILLVAAFTNNQWRSIYTEALTKEYRFLSYGDSSLLWKV is encoded by the coding sequence ATGTTTGAACTTTCAGAAACAGTCAAACTATCAGATTACGATTATACACTTCCAGAAGAGCGGATTGCTAAATTCCCCCTGGAAAAGCGCGATCATTCCAGATTGTTGCATTTCAGAGATGGGATTATTTCCCATCAACATTTTTATGAACTACCAGAATTTATCCCAAGTAGTAGTATGATGGTGTTTAATAACACCAAAGTTATACCTGCCCGAATGATTTTTCAAAGAGCTTCCGGTGCAAAGATTGAATTATTTTTGCTCAAACCATTGGGTCCAAGTACAGTAATCAATGAAGTAATGCAAGCCAAGCATTCTGTTAGTTGGGAATGTATGATTGGAAATCTCAAAAAATGGAAGGATGGAGAAGTATTGAAAGGTGAAATTAACATTGGCGATGAATCGCTGATTATTTCTGCTTTTCTAATCGACCGTGGTCAAAAAACAGTGCAATTTGAATGGGATACGGAGCATGCCTTTGTAGATATTGTAGAAGCTACTGGAGAAGTACCACTCCCCCCATATCTTAACCGGAAACCTACTGCGGAAGATAAGCCTCGATATCAGACGGTTTATTCCAAAAAAGAAGGAGCAGTTGCTGCACCTACAGCAGGTCTTCACTTTACGGATGAGGTATTGAGTGCCTTGAAGGGAAAAGGCATACAAGAGGAATTTTTGACACTCCATGTTTCTGCTGGTACCTTTCAGCCTATCAAGGTAAGCAATGTTAAAGAGCATGCGATGCATAGCGAACAAGTGGTGGTAGACTATAGGACAATCGAAGCCTTAGCAAGTCATAATCAAGAAATAATTGCTGTTGGCACAACCTCGATGCGTTCATTGGAATCCTTGTATTGGTATGGAGTTCTTTTGTCTGAAAATCCATCTGCAAGTTTTGCCATCCCAAAGCTCTTCCCCTATGAGTATACAGGAAAACCCTTGACAAGGCAAGAAGCTTTTACGATTATTCTACATTATATGGATGCATTTGAATTGGAAGAAATCACAGGAACAACTGAGATTTTTATTTTTCCAAGCTACCAATTTAAAGTATGTGACGGACTAGTAACTAATTTCCATCAGCCTTCTTCCACCCTTATCTTATTAGTCGCTGCTTTTACCAACAATCAATGGAGATCAATCTATACTGAAGCTTTGACAAAAGAGTATAGATTTTTGAGTTATGGGGACAGCAGTTTGCTTTGGAAGGTTTGA
- a CDS encoding PAS domain-containing protein, whose amino-acid sequence MSQSSSITSHIPEFLNASNSLFSVFLDFDGHIVQIGHLLRQVFEDTDFALSKRFSFAELIDADELKSFHEMLMEVIERPTISSSYIFSHKYAVVNWEFTAVKEGEDYVGVLGVGFPISTAKNITERPINLDTINQQSDALIRINQSWEIISVNEIAKPYFKSHETLVGQKIWYAFVHEQIFKHAHEFKEAKETKMMRIFEDVFPSLGKHLKFFIIPQKTYLDLIIQDKTEINVLSKELIEKDLMVHSIIESMEEAVFFVGRDLRILQFNEKALQHARSDFNKSLKVGDKFLNFLMDGVDDRLLGEIENIFEGKEVTFELEVPNHRTSNLNWFDFKFIPFKDFHGNVIGFIYLNKNINFEKKSIQKITQRNTVLREVVYDQTFQMRTPLSSILGLLELMDKSLLDKENLKYLSYLKTLAANLDEIIRTNSKRASDLD is encoded by the coding sequence ATGTCCCAATCATCAAGCATAACATCTCATATTCCTGAATTCCTTAACGCATCAAATTCGCTGTTTTCAGTCTTCTTGGATTTTGATGGGCATATTGTTCAAATAGGTCATTTGCTCCGTCAAGTATTTGAAGATACTGATTTTGCTCTTTCCAAAAGATTTTCTTTTGCAGAGCTTATTGATGCAGATGAATTGAAATCCTTTCATGAAATGTTGATGGAGGTTATAGAACGACCTACTATATCTTCTTCATACATTTTTTCTCATAAATATGCGGTAGTAAATTGGGAATTCACAGCTGTAAAAGAGGGAGAAGATTATGTAGGTGTACTAGGTGTAGGTTTTCCCATTTCTACAGCTAAAAATATTACCGAAAGGCCCATCAACCTGGATACTATCAATCAGCAATCCGATGCTTTAATTCGAATCAATCAAAGTTGGGAGATCATTTCAGTAAATGAAATTGCTAAGCCTTATTTCAAATCCCATGAAACATTGGTGGGTCAAAAGATTTGGTACGCTTTTGTACATGAGCAAATCTTTAAGCATGCTCACGAATTTAAGGAGGCTAAAGAGACTAAAATGATGAGAATCTTTGAAGATGTTTTTCCTTCTTTAGGCAAGCACTTGAAGTTTTTTATAATCCCTCAAAAGACATATTTAGATTTGATTATTCAAGATAAAACAGAAATCAATGTGCTTTCTAAGGAATTGATAGAGAAGGATCTGATGGTCCATTCAATTATTGAAAGTATGGAGGAGGCAGTTTTCTTTGTCGGAAGGGATTTGAGGATTTTACAGTTTAATGAAAAGGCCCTTCAGCATGCACGTTCTGACTTTAATAAAAGTTTAAAGGTAGGAGATAAGTTTTTAAATTTTTTAATGGACGGTGTTGATGATCGTTTATTGGGTGAAATCGAAAATATTTTTGAAGGGAAAGAGGTGACTTTTGAACTGGAAGTTCCTAACCATAGAACATCAAACTTGAATTGGTTCGATTTTAAATTCATTCCATTTAAAGATTTTCATGGTAATGTAATTGGATTTATTTACCTCAATAAAAATATCAATTTTGAAAAGAAAAGTATTCAAAAAATCACTCAAAGAAATACCGTATTAAGAGAGGTAGTCTATGATCAAACTTTTCAGATGCGGACGCCACTCTCTTCGATCCTTGGTTTATTAGAGTTGATGGATAAAAGTTTACTAGATAAGGAAAACTTAAAATACCTAAGCTACTTAAAGACTTTGGCAGCTAATCTTGATGAGATCATCAGAACCAATTCAAAAAGAGCAAGTGACTTGGATTGA